The following proteins come from a genomic window of Streptococcus pneumoniae:
- a CDS encoding ATP-grasp domain-containing protein, translated as MHIVLFRYSARVVKLKYLYNRNVVIIAPEVQRKKYEDYLAEGNNLPKVIFLEDFILPNIILEIRRISQNTEVESITTLSEEDMDIVGFLNDHFVEKNTHSVSNLLFKDKYFMRSFLVGVVNQPYFRLLESENDLRVFWNNCKSSAAILKPRNEAGSNGIKKVYPNEKIDSVYFEKNYIIEEYIDIDNMITCDGYSIGSEIKRFYVHEYEELLFNTLSSSGYYLVRTSSLYNDSEKIEYIEKALEECRKVLNVFSINSEITPFHFEWFLELSTGKIVFCEVGKRFGGGDIPQLIEDSHGVDVIKEYWDILTNSQGLKKINFSKVISRPANISATFALYRKQGKVIEVPDEKELAWAKKVYIFIKPNTYYKVSENVVENSMFVQFNCKNSCEFEKRLDELKHISQKFKYVITDSGE; from the coding sequence ATGCATATAGTATTATTTAGATATTCTGCACGGGTTGTTAAACTAAAATATCTGTATAACAGAAATGTAGTAATTATTGCACCTGAGGTTCAAAGAAAAAAATATGAAGATTATCTAGCTGAAGGAAATAATCTACCTAAGGTCATTTTTTTAGAAGATTTTATTCTACCAAATATCATCTTAGAAATTAGAAGGATAAGTCAAAATACAGAAGTTGAGAGTATTACAACCTTGAGTGAGGAAGACATGGATATAGTAGGTTTTTTGAATGATCATTTTGTAGAAAAAAATACTCACTCTGTGTCTAATTTATTATTTAAAGACAAATACTTCATGCGTTCATTTTTAGTTGGAGTAGTAAATCAACCGTATTTTAGGCTTTTAGAATCAGAAAATGATTTACGTGTTTTTTGGAATAATTGTAAATCTTCTGCTGCAATTTTAAAACCTAGAAATGAAGCAGGAAGTAATGGAATAAAAAAAGTTTACCCTAACGAGAAAATTGATTCAGTGTATTTTGAAAAAAACTATATTATAGAGGAATACATTGATATCGATAACATGATAACATGTGATGGTTATTCAATTGGAAGTGAGATTAAGCGATTTTATGTTCACGAATATGAGGAACTATTGTTCAATACCTTAAGTTCTAGTGGATATTATCTTGTAAGGACTAGTTCGTTATATAATGATAGTGAAAAAATTGAATACATAGAAAAAGCATTGGAAGAATGTCGCAAAGTTTTGAATGTTTTTTCTATCAATTCTGAAATAACCCCTTTTCATTTTGAATGGTTCCTTGAATTATCAACTGGTAAAATAGTCTTTTGTGAAGTTGGAAAAAGATTTGGAGGGGGAGATATTCCCCAGTTAATTGAGGATAGTCATGGAGTTGATGTAATTAAAGAATATTGGGATATTTTGACTAATTCACAAGGATTGAAAAAAATAAATTTTTCTAAAGTGATTTCTAGACCTGCTAATATCTCAGCAACGTTTGCTTTATATAGAAAGCAAGGTAAGGTTATCGAGGTACCTGATGAAAAAGAATTGGCTTGGGCAAAAAAAGTGTACATATTTATTAAACCAAATACTTACTATAAAGTATCTGAAAATGTAGTCGAAAATTCAATGTTTGTCCAATTTAATTGCAAAAATAGTTGTGAATTTGAGAAAAGGTTAGATGAACTTAAGCACATATCACAAAAGTTTAAATATGTGATTACTGATTCGGGAGAATAA
- the galE gene encoding UDP-glucose 4-epimerase GalE, producing the protein MKSLLITGGAGYIGSHTVLDLLDNNYEVTIIDDLSNSKKKVIESIKQISKKSRNLHFYKIDLKNEEKLENVFKRHNFDGVIHFAGYKAVGESVVEPLKYYENNLLSTINILKLMKKYKVFNFVFSSSATVYESTPIMPFYETNPLKASNPYGRTKQYIEVLLNDLFISNSNWKIVCLRYFNPLGAHESGDLGEDPNGIPNNLVPYITQVAIGKLPYLNIFGVDYSTPDGTCIRDYVHVNDLADGHRKALEYIFNTDEGLYEVINLGSGVGFSVFEILHSLESVIGSYIPYKITSRRAGDMDVSIADISKAEELLGWKPRYDIMKMCQDTWKWQQKHPNGYDD; encoded by the coding sequence ATGAAATCATTATTAATAACAGGTGGAGCAGGATACATAGGATCACATACAGTTTTGGACTTGTTAGATAATAATTATGAAGTAACAATCATTGATGATTTGAGTAACTCTAAGAAAAAAGTTATTGAGTCTATTAAGCAGATATCCAAGAAGAGTAGAAATCTTCATTTTTATAAAATTGATTTAAAAAATGAAGAAAAATTGGAAAATGTTTTTAAGAGACATAATTTTGATGGAGTAATTCATTTTGCAGGGTATAAAGCTGTTGGAGAATCCGTGGTTGAACCATTGAAGTATTATGAAAATAATTTATTATCAACTATAAATATTTTAAAACTAATGAAAAAATATAAGGTATTTAATTTTGTGTTTAGTTCATCAGCTACTGTATACGAAAGTACTCCTATCATGCCATTCTATGAGACTAATCCATTAAAAGCTTCAAACCCGTATGGGAGAACAAAACAGTATATAGAAGTACTTTTAAATGATTTGTTTATTTCGAATTCAAATTGGAAAATTGTTTGTCTGAGGTATTTTAATCCATTGGGTGCACATGAAAGTGGTGATTTAGGAGAGGATCCAAATGGAATTCCGAATAATCTTGTTCCTTACATTACACAAGTTGCAATTGGAAAATTACCATATTTAAATATATTCGGAGTTGATTACAGTACTCCTGATGGGACTTGTATAAGGGACTATGTTCACGTTAACGATTTAGCAGACGGACACAGAAAAGCATTAGAGTATATTTTTAATACAGATGAAGGTTTATATGAAGTAATCAATTTAGGAAGTGGTGTTGGTTTTAGTGTATTTGAAATCCTACACAGCTTAGAGAGTGTCATAGGCTCGTATATTCCATATAAGATAACTTCAAGGAGAGCAGGAGATATGGACGTTTCAATTGCAGATATTTCAAAAGCAGAAGAGCTACTGGGATGGAAGCCAAGGTATGATATTATGAAAATGTGCCAAGATACGTGGAAATGGCAACAGAAACATCCAAATGGATATGATGACTAA
- a CDS encoding nucleotidyltransferase family protein encodes MLSKELDILISFFKKCEVGKISLVITGSLARGNPRIKDGKLESDIDILVIVDSIQQLISIKKTLEGRFHFVHKISLIFCLKERINRSRYRGIINSIRSVDNLLVDNLHIKNQIIEALDSPTNIVEQTRSMIQEFCYYSSKYLISKNNYLELKLEKYWKEIATLNHIDKKIKHLDFERIFAVLKEHKIQILDSSEYFFQNVKTSENIYLEMRDLVSLENQGLDFEHCILSLGER; translated from the coding sequence TTGCTGTCTAAAGAATTAGATATACTAATTTCATTTTTTAAAAAATGCGAGGTAGGAAAAATTTCACTCGTTATTACTGGTTCCTTGGCAAGAGGTAATCCAAGAATCAAGGATGGGAAATTAGAATCGGATATTGATATTCTAGTTATAGTAGACAGTATTCAGCAATTAATTAGTATAAAAAAGACTTTAGAGGGAAGGTTTCACTTTGTACATAAAATTTCTTTGATTTTTTGTTTGAAGGAAAGAATAAATCGAAGTCGTTATCGTGGAATTATTAATAGTATTAGAAGTGTAGATAATCTTTTAGTAGATAATCTGCATATAAAAAATCAAATAATAGAAGCTTTAGACTCACCTACCAATATTGTGGAGCAGACTCGCTCTATGATTCAGGAATTTTGTTATTATTCATCAAAATATTTAATTTCAAAGAATAATTATTTGGAATTAAAACTAGAAAAGTATTGGAAGGAGATTGCAACATTAAATCATATCGATAAAAAGATAAAACACCTAGATTTTGAAAGAATATTTGCTGTTTTAAAAGAACACAAAATACAAATTTTGGATTCAAGTGAATATTTTTTCCAAAATGTAAAAACTTCTGAGAATATTTATTTAGAGATGAGGGATTTAGTATCTTTGGAAAATCAAGGATTAGACTTTGAACATTGTATTTTGAGCTTGGGGGAAAGATGA
- a CDS encoding NAD(P)-binding domain-containing protein yields the protein MKHKKVLIIGYGIMTRGILKILKQSKKYNIYLYSRHLNSTINGIIFIREDELPDAINQVDFIITCFSNHIETDNFINEFLLNIQSLRKTIVIDFTTSRIDCVEKFKKTVEIKGGYYIEAPFTGGKLGSNSGQLSIFLHIDEGVNYNKKELMELLKLISKKIYFFEKSTEPTKFKLIYNSWGAYLLYSIKLFNPLQYDFSPKSLEVANTIVCNDGWMSLVCNSKLEQINDQDFDDIHFRVEYMVKDLEYANFSVFHDEVKEINYLLQQYRDCLVTDSGKDYTVIGKYDNL from the coding sequence TTGAAACATAAAAAAGTATTAATTATAGGGTATGGTATAATGACTCGGGGTATATTAAAAATCCTGAAACAGTCGAAAAAATATAATATATACCTATATAGTAGGCATCTAAATTCAACAATAAATGGAATAATATTTATTAGAGAAGATGAATTACCTGATGCTATAAATCAGGTTGATTTTATAATCACTTGTTTTAGTAATCATATTGAAACGGATAATTTCATTAATGAGTTTTTATTAAATATACAATCACTTCGTAAAACCATAGTAATTGATTTTACAACCTCCAGGATTGATTGCGTTGAAAAATTTAAAAAAACTGTTGAAATTAAAGGGGGATACTATATAGAGGCTCCTTTCACAGGAGGTAAGTTAGGAAGTAATAGTGGTCAACTATCAATTTTTTTACATATTGATGAAGGTGTAAACTATAATAAAAAGGAGTTAATGGAATTATTAAAATTAATTTCAAAAAAAATATACTTTTTTGAAAAGAGTACGGAACCAACAAAATTCAAGTTAATTTATAACTCGTGGGGAGCGTATTTGCTTTACTCTATTAAGCTATTCAACCCTTTACAGTATGATTTTTCACCAAAGTCTCTAGAGGTAGCGAATACAATCGTATGTAATGATGGTTGGATGAGTTTAGTATGCAACTCCAAATTAGAACAGATCAATGATCAAGATTTTGATGACATACACTTTAGAGTAGAATATATGGTAAAAGATTTAGAATATGCTAATTTTTCAGTCTTTCATGATGAAGTGAAAGAAATAAATTATTTATTACAGCAATATAGGGATTGCTTAGTAACTGATAGTGGAAAAGATTATACGGTAATAGGAAAGTATGATAACTTATAG
- a CDS encoding SHP2/SHP3 family peptide pheromone: MKKISKFFPILMLVMDIIIIVGG, translated from the coding sequence ATGAAGAAAATTTCAAAATTTTTCCCAATTTTGATGCTAGTGATGGACATTATCATTATTGTTGGTGGTTAA
- a CDS encoding SAG1252 family conjugative relaxosome accessory protein yields the protein MSEQYRDIRKEVNLTADELKQIEKMMEVDNYRHFSPFVRDKILMTDDKQLAAKEWFSLWQSQKFEQISRDVHLVLIIARENHQVTQEHVSILLTCVQELIVEVNQAQPLSREFCEKYMG from the coding sequence ATGTCTGAACAGTACCGTGACATTCGAAAAGAGGTAAATCTAACCGCAGATGAGCTAAAACAGATTGAAAAAATGATGGAGGTTGATAATTATCGTCACTTTTCACCATTCGTCAGGGATAAAATTTTGATGACTGATGACAAACAGTTAGCTGCCAAAGAATGGTTTTCCCTTTGGCAGTCTCAAAAGTTTGAACAGATCAGTCGAGATGTGCATTTGGTTTTGATTATCGCAAGAGAGAATCATCAAGTGACTCAAGAGCACGTCTCAATCTTATTGACTTGTGTTCAAGAATTAATTGTAGAAGTCAATCAAGCTCAGCCACTCAGTCGTGAATTCTGTGAAAAATATATGGGATAG
- the pezT gene encoding type II toxin-antitoxin system toxin PezT: protein MEIQDYTDSEFKHALARNLRSLTRGKKSSKQPIAILLGGQSGAGKTTIHRIKQKEFQGNIVIIDGDSFRSQHPHYLELQQEYGKDSVEYTKDFAGKMVESLVTKLSSLRYNLLIEGTLRTVDVPKKTAQLLKNKGYEVQLALIATKPKLSYLSTLIRYEELYAINPNQARATPKEHHDFIVNHLVDNTRQLEELAIFERIQIYQRDRSCVYDSKENTTSAADVLHELLFGEWSQVEKEMLRVGEKRLNELLEK from the coding sequence ATGGAAATCCAAGATTATACTGATAGTGAATTCAAACATGCTTTAGCAAGGAATCTTCGTTCACTGACAAGAGGAAAAAAGTCCAGTAAACAACCTATAGCGATTTTGCTTGGAGGTCAAAGTGGTGCCGGTAAGACTACAATTCATCGTATTAAACAGAAAGAATTTCAAGGAAATATTGTTATCATAGATGGTGATAGTTTTCGTTCTCAGCATCCACACTATTTAGAACTGCAGCAAGAATATGGCAAAGACAGTGTAGAATATACCAAAGATTTTGCAGGAAAAATGGTAGAGTCTTTAGTAACAAAATTGAGTAGTTTGAGATACAATCTTTTGATAGAGGGAACTTTACGAACAGTTGATGTTCCAAAGAAAACGGCACAACTCTTGAAAAATAAGGGATATGAAGTACAATTAGCCTTGATTGCGACAAAGCCTAAGCTGTCCTATCTGAGCACTCTTATTCGATACGAAGAACTGTACGCTATCAATCCAAATCAAGCACGCGCAACACCAAAAGAACATCATGATTTCATTGTAAATCATCTAGTTGATAATACACGACAATTGGAAGAACTAGCTATTTTTGAAAGAATTCAAATTTACCAACGAGATAGAAGTTGTGTATATGATTCAAAAGAAAATACAACTTCAGCAGCAGATGTTCTTCATGAGTTATTGTTTGGAGAGTGGAGTCAGGTAGAAAAGGAGATGTTGAGGGTAGGGGAAAAGAGACTTAATGAATTACTTGAAAAATAA
- the pezA gene encoding type II toxin-antitoxin system antitoxin PezA — protein MIGKNIKSLRKTHDLTQPEFARIIGISRNSLSRYENGTSSVSTELIDIICQKFNVSYVDIVGEDKMLNPVEDYELTLKIEIVKERGANLLSRLYRYQDSQGISIDDESNPWILMSDDLSDLIHTNIYLVETFDEIERYSGYLDGIERMLEISEKRMVA, from the coding sequence ATGATTGGAAAGAACATAAAATCCTTACGTAAAACACATGACTTAACACAACCCGAATTTGCACGAATTATAGGAATTTCTCGAAATAGCTTGAGTCGTTATGAAAATGGAACGAGTTCAGTCTCTACGGAATTAATTGACATCATTTGTCAGAAGTTTAATGTATCTTATGTCGATATTGTAGGAGAAGATAAAATGCTCAATCCTGTTGAAGATTATGAATTGACTTTGAAAATTGAAATTGTGAAAGAAAGAGGTGCTAATCTATTATCTCGACTCTATCGTTATCAAGATAGTCAGGGAATTAGCATTGATGATGAATCTAATCCTTGGATTTTAATGAGTGATGATCTATCTGACTTGATTCATACGAATATCTATTTAGTAGAAACTTTTGATGAAATAGAGAGATATAGTGGCTATTTGGATGGAATTGAACGTATGTTAGAGATATCTGAAAAGCGGATGGTAGCTTAA
- a CDS encoding diacylglycerol/lipid kinase family protein: MKKAMVIINPTSGGEKALDYKEKLENKAKEYFEYVETKITEKALDATHFAEEASREQYDAVVVFGGDGTVNEVISGIDERDYIPKLGIIPGGTGNLITKLLEINQDIDGAIDELDFDLINKIDIGKANDNYFGYIFSIGSLPEAIHNVEIEDKTKFGILTYAVNTMKSVMTDQVFNIKVETENGNYVGEASHVLVLLTNYFADKKIFEENKDGYANILILKDASIFSKLSVIPDLLKGDVVANDNIEYIKARNIKISSDSELESDVDGDKSDNLPVEIKVLAQRVEVFSKPKED, encoded by the coding sequence ATGAAAAAAGCAATGGTAATTATCAACCCTACTTCTGGTGGCGAGAAGGCTTTGGATTACAAAGAAAAGCTGGAGAATAAAGCAAAAGAATACTTTGAATATGTTGAAACCAAAATTACCGAAAAAGCGCTGGATGCAACACATTTTGCTGAAGAAGCTTCTCGTGAGCAGTATGATGCAGTGGTTGTGTTTGGTGGAGATGGAACTGTCAATGAAGTCATTTCAGGTATTGATGAGAGAGACTACATTCCTAAGTTAGGGATTATCCCAGGCGGTACGGGTAACCTCATTACAAAACTTTTGGAAATCAATCAAGACATCGATGGCGCAATTGACGAACTGGATTTTGATTTAATCAATAAGATTGATATCGGTAAAGCAAATGACAACTATTTTGGTTATATCTTTAGTATCGGTTCTCTGCCTGAGGCGATTCACAATGTTGAAATAGAGGACAAAACAAAATTCGGTATTTTAACCTATGCTGTAAATACCATGAAGTCTGTCATGACAGATCAGGTCTTTAACATTAAGGTTGAGACAGAAAATGGAAATTATGTTGGTGAAGCTAGCCATGTTTTGGTCCTTTTGACAAATTACTTCGCTGATAAGAAAATCTTTGAAGAAAACAAGGACGGCTATGCCAACATTTTGATTCTGAAAGATGCCTCTATATTCTCCAAATTATCCGTCATTCCTGATTTATTAAAAGGGGATGTTGTCGCAAATGATAATATCGAGTATATCAAAGCGCGTAATATTAAAATCTCTTCAGATAGTGAATTGGAGTCAGATGTTGACGGAGATAAATCAGATAACCTACCTGTAGAAATCAAAGTCCTAGCTCAGCGAGTAGAAGTATTTTCAAAACCGAAAGAGGATTAG
- a CDS encoding ADP-ribosylglycohydrolase family protein, whose protein sequence is MLGAIIGDIVGSVYEWNNIKTKDFPLFRKDCFFTDDTVMTCAVAEAIMNGGQKDDFIDAMKKYGRMYPNADYGARFNAWLNSDNREPYNSFGNGSAMRISPCAWIMDCGFYAKTGMWPSSRGLTSLSAEVTHNHPEGVKGAMATADAIFLCRFYFGGYCREYEQSINDNPTECKRRIKDYIEKEYDYNLSQTLDEIRPNYRFNETCQETVPQAIIAFLESRDFEDAIRNAISLGGDSDTLAAITCSIAEAAYGIPDWIKDKAYSYLDEPLKDVVRRWENRIKAY, encoded by the coding sequence ATGCTTGGAGCAATTATTGGAGATATTGTCGGTTCTGTTTACGAATGGAACAATATCAAAACAAAGGACTTTCCTTTATTTCGGAAGGACTGCTTTTTTACAGATGACACGGTTATGACCTGTGCTGTTGCAGAAGCAATTATGAATGGTGGACAAAAAGACGATTTCATTGACGCGATGAAGAAATATGGCAGAATGTATCCGAATGCTGATTACGGTGCTCGGTTTAATGCATGGCTAAACAGCGATAACCGTGAGCCTTATAATAGCTTTGGGAATGGATCAGCTATGCGTATTTCTCCATGTGCTTGGATCATGGACTGTGGTTTTTATGCGAAAACTGGTATGTGGCCATCATCTAGAGGACTTACGAGTCTTTCTGCAGAGGTAACTCATAATCATCCAGAAGGTGTCAAAGGCGCTATGGCTACAGCTGATGCTATCTTTCTATGTCGTTTTTACTTTGGTGGTTATTGTAGAGAGTACGAGCAATCAATTAACGACAATCCTACAGAGTGTAAAAGACGAATTAAGGATTATATAGAAAAAGAATACGATTACAATCTATCTCAAACTTTAGATGAAATCCGTCCTAACTATCGTTTTAACGAAACATGTCAGGAAACTGTCCCTCAAGCCATTATCGCCTTTCTTGAAAGTAGAGACTTCGAAGATGCGATAAGAAATGCCATCTCACTTGGTGGCGACAGTGATACTCTCGCAGCAATCACTTGTAGCATAGCAGAGGCAGCTTACGGTATTCCTGATTGGATCAAGGATAAGGCCTATTCTTACTTGGATGAACCCTTAAAGGATGTAGTTAGGCGATGGGAAAATAGAATAAAAGCGTATTAA
- a CDS encoding ATP-grasp domain-containing protein, protein MVVYIRQSKLPSEVSINKYNAQVGAYLQGEEVILYQSFSEIKELTSEDIVVDYIMETRALLKMMGLNVPVHDYPIELKEFYGRKIYAGILGEIVNIPDNWGKFIKPKAGSKVFTGRVVNGTHDLIGIGLPFDYPIWISEVVEFIAEWRCFVLDGRVLDVRPYTGDYHAQFDASVIDEAISCWKDAPIAYGLDIGVTRDGRTLVVEVNDGYALGNYGLSPLKSINFHRARWKEMVKPYFEKNEIFKIQQDVIF, encoded by the coding sequence ATGGTTGTTTATATTAGACAAAGTAAATTACCAAGTGAGGTTTCAATTAATAAATACAATGCTCAAGTAGGTGCCTACTTACAAGGAGAAGAAGTTATTTTATATCAATCTTTTTCTGAAATAAAAGAGTTAACAAGTGAAGATATAGTTGTAGATTATATAATGGAGACTAGAGCATTACTAAAAATGATGGGCTTAAACGTTCCGGTTCATGACTATCCTATTGAGCTTAAAGAGTTTTATGGTCGAAAGATTTATGCTGGTATTTTAGGAGAGATTGTGAATATACCTGATAATTGGGGAAAATTTATTAAGCCTAAAGCTGGTTCAAAAGTCTTTACTGGAAGAGTTGTTAATGGAACCCATGATTTAATAGGTATTGGTCTACCTTTCGACTATCCTATATGGATTAGTGAGGTTGTAGAATTCATAGCTGAATGGCGTTGTTTTGTGTTAGATGGTCGCGTATTAGATGTTCGACCCTATACAGGTGATTATCATGCACAATTTGATGCAAGTGTAATTGATGAAGCGATATCATGTTGGAAAGATGCGCCAATAGCTTATGGACTAGATATCGGTGTTACTCGCGATGGCAGAACACTTGTTGTTGAAGTAAATGATGGTTATGCATTGGGAAATTATGGCCTATCTCCTTTAAAATCAATCAATTTTCATAGAGCTAGGTGGAAAGAAATGGTAAAACCCTATTTTGAAAAAAATGAAATTTTTAAAATCCAACAGGATGTTATTTTCTAA